Part of the Spinacia oleracea cultivar Varoflay chromosome 5, BTI_SOV_V1, whole genome shotgun sequence genome, CGATGCCTCTACTCCAGCTTCTGTCATCAAATTGTAATACTTTCTCACCATTGCTGGACGAATGACCTTGTCTTTTCGACCAGCAACCAAATCAACAGGAATGTCAATAAGATCAAAGCATTCTCCCAAATCTACTGGTTCTGGAGATCCATAAACTTCAAAGTTAGCATCTGGGTTCCCATAATCAAACATCCTAAATTTCCCAGTTCGCTTCATCTGGGCCATATGAAGAGCAACAAAGAATGACACTCCTGGCATGTCATTCATGTTGTAGTGTGGTAAACCTAGCACCCCAATCCAGTTGGAACTGTCTCCTCCAACAACATAACTCATAAGAGTTTGGACCAAACCACCAACAGCAGGGTAATTATGGAAGTCACGGGCTAATTTATTCAGCAGCATACGGAAGAATCTTGTAGGTATATAGAAAGCTGGCACAATCTTAACTAAAATGGGGGCCAAACCGAGGAATATATGTTCAACTACGGTAAACGCAAGGTTTGAATCTTCATGGAAACCGGCTGGTGATAATAATATCAGTCTTGAGAGCCTATGAGGTTTCTGTTCAAGCCGCCGTGTGATTACATACATAAGAATGCCAGCCCCTCCTAAGCTGTGGCAGATTGCACAAACATTATATGGTACCTCGTCACTGTTGTCTTCATCGTAGTCAGGGTAACGCAACTTCAGTTCTGAAGTTTTCACTTCGTGAATTTTCTCCAACATGGCAGGAATATCCTTAGTGCCATGCTCATTGATAGAGTAACGCcagtacctatttcaaatatACACACCATAAGTCTTTTCAACGTTGCATCCCCAATTGCAGAAGATTCAGTGAAACGTATAATTTTCTAATATAGGCTAAAATATATCAAAAGAACTCACTCTCTTGAAGAAATGTTCCTGTCAACATGTTCTCTTGAAACCAAACCACGGAAATTCCCAAGAAAAACATCATAACCTGTTGAAGAAAAAGTTAATTTAAAGTACAACCAGCGATGTTTTCACCATTAACAAAAAAAAGGCGTTAGCATACCTTGATCAAAAGCTGCAAAAGCAGGAGAGCCCACTACTCCATTGGACACCCAACTAAACAGGAAAGAGGAAACTTAATGAGGACCTAGAATGACATATTTTTGTTGCAAAACTAGGGGGAACTCGTAAATATTTCCCTGATGTAACAGCATACCAGTGAAggcaatctatactaatatattaaagtGCACCTAAACAAGTCATGCAGGCCATGTGGAACCCCTTCATGCACTAGCAATATGCCACATCATCCTTTTAATCATTTTATTGATTAccgtaaaataaaaaaatgttcataaaagaTTTAAACTTAAGACTGACTAACTTATAATTAGGGGTCTACCGAGTAAGGCATCTTAATGATCTTATACTAATGCTTTCATCCTCCACAAATATTTACACAGTAATGTTGTAAGTTATGATAAAGAGGTAAAAGGGAAAAACCTCAAGGTCcaaaaaatttgaaataaaaagTGATGAGAAGTGATGAACCCAAATATTAAACACGTGTATAAGCATCACATTACTGAGCGCCAGAGCCACACACTAACAATACCTGAAAAGTGTTACACTGTCCAAATCCTCCCTCAAATGGGCAGGTATTATCACTTCAAATCATTTCAAGCGGGTTTTCTTACCATATAAAATAAATGGACAGAGTGAATAGGGACTTTAAAGTGATTCAAGCTTTCAAAGTACACCACAGAATTTCTTGGAGATGCACACAAAAATTCCCTTTTCCAACACATACTGCTAATTTCAGCTTCACTGCGACCTCAGTTCTTACACTAATGTCCTTATCCACTACCCTTGATCAATATGATTCTAAGATTCCTAACACACAATCGCTGAGATAAGATAGCTCTACTAGTAGAGGGAACAAGAGAAACTCTGATTCCTTGTTTTTCAAGCAATTGAAACTCCTAGTTCAATACAGTTCACCACAAGCCAATAGGTAATTAGTTGGTATCAAAACCACAAGTGGAAACAAACAGAAGAAAGCGGGCGTTACATCAGTTTACAATATATAACACCTGCTTAACTCAACCAAAAGCATCTGAATCTCAAACCAAAATCTCCACAATCAAAGAAATGGCAAACATAGACGTGAATGCTGAAGTAGATACATTGGACGCAAAACAATTGGGCATCTGGCGCACTAGGTGAGTACAAAGGAACAATATATTCACATAATAAAACAAGAGATTAAAAACAAACTTATTTGCCCCATTTctcaaaaataaacaaatatctACAGTCAATTGTGTTTTACTGTTAAATAAACCGTAATATAATAGGTCCGTTTTCATCCAGTAACCTTTCAGACAATTCAAGAAATGAGCAAAGCTAAGTGTCATCATATTATGTCGCAGACTCCTTTGATGTATGGCGTATAGCCGTATAATGTCAAAGATACAAGGACAAGGAAAGCTCACCCCATAGATGAATCAAGCACTCCATGCTGTAAATAAACCGCCTTCCTAGAATCACGTCTGGAAACATAATTGCAATCCTCAGAATGGTGACATTAAAATACTACATTTGCCAAATCCCCCAACCCCCCAAGGGTCCCAAAAAGAGAAGATGGAAGGGGtagaaaagcaaaaaaaaaagaaggaactAAGAACGTAACTGTACCTTGGAATTCTTTCCAGAAGAAGAATATACCCATCTTCTGTAACCACGTGAATAGCCTCATAAGGATACCTAAGATGTGCATAGAGGCATGAATACTAACATTATAAAGGAAGGCCTAAATAAAAGGTAAGCCAAGCCAGAAAGATTAGCTTCCATAACATCTAACATGCCGTTTATAAAGATAAAACCAAACACAGGTGCTTGAATCAGTCAGTAGAAGCACATAAATCAGCCTTACCCAAATTCTGTTATGACATCTTGACAAGTCCGCGCATCTGTATTAAGAGGATGAAATGGTGTTTTCCTCTCAGTAGGAGCCGGTTCATGATCTCCAAGTACAGCTGTAGGGACATTTTCGGCATGCTCATGGACATGAACATTGCTATTCCCTTGAGGAAAAATCAATCCAGATAGAATTCTAAAAGCCTCTGATGGAGATAGAAGAAAATGTGCTGTCTTGTGGACGGCATCAAAGACAGCTTCTATGACAATTTCAGTGGCTAGATGAATATCCTGAATTAAAAGAAATGCATATGAAATGAGAAAACTGCCAGAAAAATCATCGACTAAGCTTTACTCAACATAAATCCTGAACGTTGTCATAAGAAGTTCACAGCAGAGACCTCAATTACTCCTCTTCTACGGTCAGTAGCACGATGAACAAAATGTTCCCTCAGACTTGGCAACTTCCTAGGAGAACGAACAGGTGAAGGACACTGGGCATGCTGAGACCTATTCCCTCTTGAGAAAATTAGACGATATAGCCAAAACGGTAACCCCAACAAAAATCTGAAGGGAAATAAAATCCACAAAAGCATGTACCCAATCAATGTCCGATGATTATCATACTCATTCACGCTGCTCGCCCAAGAAACTCGAGAACTCTGAGATCCAGGCGATGCAGGTGATGAGTATCCATCATCCTCATCCCCAGAAGAGtactccacacttgaagcaTCAGAATCAACAGACAACTCATGAATCAACTGGTTGAAAGAAGAAACACCACTGTCATTATGAAGAGAGGTCAAAGTTAATAACACAGTTAAAACAAAAGGTCACAACATGCTACAATATATTTCTCTTGCATAGTCCCTTCTTACCAAGAAGAAGGCCACCTTTAATTTGGcattaagaaaaaaataaactacATTCTAATTATGGCACTCAAGTTTATGCAGTTTGTTCACTTCCAACATATAATTCCGCTTATTCTTTAGAAAGGTAATTCATGGAAAAAATCTTCTTAATATATCAATtcaaaaatttaagaaaaagaagcatccaCAAACAATACGGGACAACTAAAGAAGAAGAGTGATATGGTTTGAAAAGAAATGAATTTCCTGTTCTAATGAATTACAACAAAAGAAGCGTGGCTCATAGACAATGAGAAAGACATAATTTGAAAGGCGTTTAcacaattcaaaacaaaaagaGTAATATCCCTGAGTATGAAGATAGAGATCCACATGGATTCATAACCACATAGCTGTCAACATTTATTTATCTGTCAGTTTTTATAACCTCTCTTCTTTTCCCTTGAGCCTGCTCCTCTATCCCATCTTCTATGACATTCTTATTGTAACTCAACTCAATTCCCACACTCATGACATCTATGTGCATAAGCTTCATCATGTCATTATCCTATAACCAACCAATAGCTATTAGGGCATGAAATGCTCCTCCTAGGAAATACTATGGGAGATAGAAGAAAATTTGTAGCAGCTTATTCCAAATTTTTAATCAACCACAATTTACGCCTTTCTTAAATTCTTTCAAGGAAGTGACACGAGACAGCCAATAGTGATCCTAGAAGCATAAGATCGAGGGAGTAAAATGAATAGAACATAAACAGACTTGGCCATATACCAAGAGATAAAAGCGAAGCTAACAAAAAGACAGTTATTGCAAATATTACAAGTCATGGATCAAGTAAGTACTACCTCCCCATCCACCTTGGAAGTCGAGGTCCACGAAAAGTAGGTCTTAGTTCCCAGCCATGAAGACCTTCCAGAATAGAAGCTTTCCCTGGCAGAATAGCCAGCAGAATTGCTGAGATACTATTTATCAGTCTAACAATATTGCTCAAGGACTCGTAGGTAACTGTCTTCACTGACCTGCAGAAACAATAGTTTATAAACATGTTAAGAACATCATCATCTTTAACATTATAGACATCAATGTGTACTCTGTTTCCCACTCTCCCATGAGTAAATTAGGCTTTATAATCACCAAGTACAATAGTCTACTACAGGGAGCTGATGCGGCGATGCGCTTAAAACTACAGCCACCTCTAATTCTTGTTCACTTCTTCTACATATTTTTTTGGGTTTGAAACAGTCTGCAAGCAAAGCCAAAGAGCTAATATGGCTTGGCTATCAAGATATTGAAGTGAATGAAGCTTCGTTAAAAATGAATACATTAAGATTTAGGATTTgagattataaattttaaaattacatCACTCTGAAGCCGTTTGCACAAAAACGTTCTACGGAGAAATAACTTTGACTCGAAGAAGAAATAACTTCAATGACCTTTAAATAATCTGGTTAATCCTCAATTAGTATCATTTCTACGGCTTGTTATCCTAAAAATACCAGTTGCGGATCAAACTGTCTAACGATGTTTCACCTCAACTAATATCCTCTTAAAGTACAACCATGGTAAAACCTATAAGCATCCAGTGAAAATGCTAATGTTACTCAGATAGCAGAGAATATCCAGGCAATTAGCCTGACAAGCATAAAAATACCAGTACGCTTAATTCAGAAATCCAGAC contains:
- the LOC110774685 gene encoding uncharacterized protein isoform X1; the encoded protein is MMQRIVDNAIAITKESVKTVTYESLSNIVRLINSISAILLAILPGKASILEGLHGWELRPTFRGPRLPRWMGSGVSSFNQLIHELSVDSDASSVEYSSGDEDDGYSSPASPGSQSSRVSWASSVNEYDNHRTLIGYMLLWILFPFRFLLGLPFWLYRLIFSRGNRSQHAQCPSPVRSPRKLPSLREHFVHRATDRRRGVIEDIHLATEIVIEAVFDAVHKTAHFLLSPSEAFRILSGLIFPQGNSNVHVHEHAENVPTAVLGDHEPAPTERKTPFHPLNTDARTCQDVITEFGYPYEAIHVVTEDGYILLLERIPRRDSRKAVYLQHGVLDSSMGWVSNGVVGSPAFAAFDQGYDVFLGNFRGLVSREHVDRNISSREYWRYSINEHGTKDIPAMLEKIHEVKTSELKLRYPDYDEDNSDEVPYNVCAICHSLGGAGILMYVITRRLEQKPHRLSRLILLSPAGFHEDSNLAFTVVEHIFLGLAPILVKIVPAFYIPTRFFRMLLNKLARDFHNYPAVGGLVQTLMSYVVGGDSSNWIGVLGLPHYNMNDMPGVSFFVALHMAQMKRTGKFRMFDYGNPDANFEVYGSPEPVDLGECFDLIDIPVDLVAGRKDKVIRPAMVRKYYNLMTEAGVEASYNEYDYAHLDFTFSHREELLAYVLTRLQLVKSTPKQRLDSVVERSKEDLDVQSD
- the LOC110774685 gene encoding uncharacterized protein isoform X2; this translates as MMQRIVDNAIAITKESVKTVTYESLSNIVRLINSISAILLAILPGKASILEGLHGWELRPTFRGPRLPRWMGSGVSSFNQLIHELSVDSDASSVEYSSGDEDDGYSSPASPGSQSSRVSWASSVNEYDNHRTLIGSQHAQCPSPVRSPRKLPSLREHFVHRATDRRRGVIEDIHLATEIVIEAVFDAVHKTAHFLLSPSEAFRILSGLIFPQGNSNVHVHEHAENVPTAVLGDHEPAPTERKTPFHPLNTDARTCQDVITEFGYPYEAIHVVTEDGYILLLERIPRRDSRKAVYLQHGVLDSSMGWVSNGVVGSPAFAAFDQGYDVFLGNFRGLVSREHVDRNISSREYWRYSINEHGTKDIPAMLEKIHEVKTSELKLRYPDYDEDNSDEVPYNVCAICHSLGGAGILMYVITRRLEQKPHRLSRLILLSPAGFHEDSNLAFTVVEHIFLGLAPILVKIVPAFYIPTRFFRMLLNKLARDFHNYPAVGGLVQTLMSYVVGGDSSNWIGVLGLPHYNMNDMPGVSFFVALHMAQMKRTGKFRMFDYGNPDANFEVYGSPEPVDLGECFDLIDIPVDLVAGRKDKVIRPAMVRKYYNLMTEAGVEASYNEYDYAHLDFTFSHREELLAYVLTRLQLVKSTPKQRLDSVVERSKEDLDVQSD